Sequence from the Lysobacter capsici genome:
GATCGCGATGCTGGGCACCACGATGATGAATTTGCTCCAGCCGTACTGACGGTTGAGCTCGAACAAGGTCTTGATGTAGCAGTAGGTCTTGCCGGTGCCGGTTTCCATCTCGACATCGAGATTGACCTGCGCGACCTTGGTCTGGACCAGATGCTCGGAGACGTCCAGATTCTGCCGGCGCTGCACCTGCCGGATGTTGTCGAGCAACTCGTTTTGCGAGAGCACCAGCTCGGCGTTACAACAGTCCACTTGGTAGTCGCCCAGCGGCAGCGCGGCTTGCGGACCCTCGGACCGAAGCGATTGCGCCGCCGGATATTCGCGATGGCGAATTGTTTCCCGCGGCGCGGGCTGTCCCCGGAAGCAATCGACCACCGCCTCCACGGCCTGCGTCTGATAGTCCTGGGTCTTGAACTTGAGCTTCATGGCTTCGCGCGTCGGCTCAGATGCATCTGACTTCGGTCGCCGGCGACAGCAGTTTGAAAAGCTGCTCGACGTTGATCTTGGCCGCGCTGTCCTTGAAGCCGGCGTCGCGGAACACCGCGCGCAACGGCTTATGCGCCGTTAGCTCCTTGACGAAGGCCTCGTCGATGCCGCCCTCGGCGTCGAAGCAGGCGGCCAACGCGGCGCCGTCGACGAAGAACACGGTTTTTTCCCGGACGATCGCGCGGCGAATCGGCAAGGTCAGCTCCAGGCCCCAGTCGACCAGCACCTGAAACAGCAGATCGTCGGCGCCGCGATCGGGCTTGACGTTATCGATGCTGTCGAGCAGATCCTGTTGCGCGGTCTGATCGGGACGATGGTGGACCTGCTTCAGGTTGGAGCTGTCGACCTTCAGCACCCGGAAGCCGACGTCGCGGTTCCAGTCCGGATGGCAATCGCCTTGCAGGACCTTGGAACCCGAACGCCGGATCCGTTCCTTCGACAACTGCGCGATATCGCCGAAGCCCTCCTTGAACGCATCCGAATCGGGAGCCAGGACTTCGGGAAGCTGGACCAGAATCGCCCGGCGATTGCCGCCGTCCTCGGCGTTGCATTCGAACATCGCCTGCGCGGTCGTCGCCGATCCGGCGAAAAAATCCAGCACCAGGCCATCCTTCGGCATGCCCTGGCTCATCAGCGCCTTGATCAACTCGACCGGCTTGGGAAAGGAAAACAATTTCGCGTCGAACAACTCCTTGAGCGCCTTGGTGGCGGAGCTGTTCATCGGCGTCACGAGCGTGCTCTGGCCGGCATTGCCGCCGGGCCGCTCGATCCACGACGACACCGGCAGCGTGGACTTGATCGCTTCGGACGCGAATCGCTTGAGCATCGGCGTGCCGCCGGCGCTCTTGGGAAAGATCACTTTTCCTTCGGCGATCTTGCCGGCCATGGTGTGGCGGCTGTAAGGCCAGTAGCGTCCCTTCGGCGGATAGAACTCGTTGCCGGTGTCCGGATCGGTGATCGGGTAATAGGTGTCGCCGCCGGGCTTGCCCGCGCTGAGGTTGTCGGAGATCCACGGCCCGCGCGGGTCGTTGTCGGGATTGGTGTATTTCTCGAACGTGCGCTCCACGCCCTTGAGCACCGCCTGCGACTTCGAATAGATCAAAACGTATTCGTGGTCTTCGCTGAGGTTGGTCACCGCGTCCATCGCGCCGCTGCGCCGCTTCCAGACGAAACAACCCAGGAAGTTGTCGTGGCCGAAGATCTCCTCGCAGACTTTCTGCAGGTTGGCCCGTTCGTTGTCGTCGATGGAGATGAAGATCAGGCCGCCGTCGCGCAGCAACTGCCGCGCGATGCGCAGGCGCGGATAGATCATCGACAGCCAGTCG
This genomic interval carries:
- a CDS encoding site-specific DNA-methyltransferase; amino-acid sequence: MSTPRDDASRDLVERLAEGFPELMTETRGEDGSLRRSVDFDKLRQLLGDRAVDGPQERYQLDWPGKREALALSNASVDAALRPYESESVEFASTANLFVEGDNLDALKLMREGYLGKIDMIYIDPPYNTGSDLIYKDSFKSAATEFKRKSGYTNELGERLVHNAPSNGRFHSDWLSMIYPRLRIARQLLRDGGLIFISIDDNERANLQKVCEEIFGHDNFLGCFVWKRRSGAMDAVTNLSEDHEYVLIYSKSQAVLKGVERTFEKYTNPDNDPRGPWISDNLSAGKPGGDTYYPITDPDTGNEFYPPKGRYWPYSRHTMAGKIAEGKVIFPKSAGGTPMLKRFASEAIKSTLPVSSWIERPGGNAGQSTLVTPMNSSATKALKELFDAKLFSFPKPVELIKALMSQGMPKDGLVLDFFAGSATTAQAMFECNAEDGGNRRAILVQLPEVLAPDSDAFKEGFGDIAQLSKERIRRSGSKVLQGDCHPDWNRDVGFRVLKVDSSNLKQVHHRPDQTAQQDLLDSIDNVKPDRGADDLLFQVLVDWGLELTLPIRRAIVREKTVFFVDGAALAACFDAEGGIDEAFVKELTAHKPLRAVFRDAGFKDSAAKINVEQLFKLLSPATEVRCI